In the genome of Sphingopyxis sp. YF1, the window CGCGACGAGTCCGCCATCCTTGGGATGTTCCGGTGCGGCGAACAGGTGAAGCTGGCTGTCGGCGAAGCCCGCCGCCTTCATCCGCGCCGCCATGCGTTCGGCGGCCAGCGTGCAGCTGCCCGACGACAGCGTCGTGTTGGTCTCGACCAGTTCCTTGTAAAGGGTGCGAAAGGCGGTCCGGTCGGGCCGCGCCTCCTGCGCGGCGGCGGGCGTTGCGAGCGCCAGCGCGGACAGCAGCAGCGGCCAATATCGTGTCATCTCGAGGCTCCCCCTTTTGGCGCCGAAGGGAGCAGAAAGCGCCATCCCCCGCAAGGCGCTTTGTTTTCCTTGCGCGCTCCCCGGCTTTCGCCCATCCCGCGCGAAGGGATGAGGAGTGCAAGTGACTGCGATCGACGATTACCCGCCGGGGCTGGCGGCGCGCGCGGTGCGGCGGCTGTTGCTGCTGCTCTACCGGATGCGCGGGTGGAAGGCGTCGGGGGAGGTCCCCGAACCGCGGCGCTTCATCATCATCGCGGCGCCGCACACGAGCAACTGGGATTTCGTCAACTTCCTCGGCCTGACCGCCGACCTCAAGGTGCGCGCCCATTTCATGGGCAAATTGTCGCTGTTCAAATGGCCGATCGGCGGCTTCATGAAACAGATGGGCGGCATCCCGGTCGACCGCCACAACGCCAGCAATGCGGTGCAGCAGATGGTCGACGAATTTGCGCGCCGGGCCGAATTCATGCTCACCGTCGCGCCCGAGGGAACGCGCGGCAAGGCGAAGAAATGGCGCACCGGCTTCTACCAGATCGCGATGGCGGCGAAGGTGCCGATGGTCGTCGGGATGATGGATTACGGCACCAAGACCGGCGGGCTCGGCCCGCTGATCTGGCCGACCGGCGATTTCCGCGCCGACATGATGAAGGTGCTCGAAGTCTATAAAAGCTGCATCCCCAAATTTCCGGAGCGTGCGGTGACGTCGATCGATGATATCGTGGGGACCGACTAGGGGGCAGGAGAATGACGCGATGACGGGCGTGGGAATCGTGCTGGCGACCAACTTCTTCGGGCTGATCCTGGTCATCGGCCTGCTCTGGCTGATCGCGCTGCAGATCCGCGACGTGTCGTTCATCGACGCCTTCTGGGCGTTCGGCATGGTGCTGCTGGCGTGGGGCACCGCGGCGCAGGTCGGCAGCGAGGGGCTGCGCGCGCAGTTGCTTCTCGGGCTCACGACCCTGTGGGGCCTGCGGCTCGCGGCGCATTTGTTCGTCCGCTGGCGCCGGTCGGGCGAGGATCCGCGCTACCAGAAGATCATCGCGGGTATCATGAAGAAGCGTCACTGGGGCTGGGAGGTCACGGCGCTGGTCAGCGTCTTCCTGACCCAGGCGCCGCTATTGTTCCTCACCAGCCTGCCTGCGCAGATCGGCATCTGGGCGAGCGCCGCGGCGCCGATGTCGGCGATCGGCGTGATCGGTTGGATCGGCGTCGCCGCCGCGCTCATCGGCATCGCGTTCGAGACCATCGGCGACCGGCAGCTGGATCGCTTCCGCGCCGATCCCGCCAACCAGGGCAAGGTGCTCGACACCGGCCTCTGGCGCTACACGCGCCATCCCAATTATTTCGGCGACGCACTGACCTGGTGGGGCATCTTCCTCGTCGCCGCCGATGCGGCTTTCTGGGTCGCGGCGGCGAGCGTAATCGGGCCGTTGTTCCTGAGCTTCACGCTCACCAAATGGTCGGGCAAGGCGCTGCTCGAACGCGGCATGAAGCACACGCGGCCGGGCTATGACGATTATATCGCGCGCACCTCGGGCTTCATTCCCTGGCCCCCCAAAAAGCGTCCGTCCTGAAACCGCATGGCGCGTGATCCCGGCCTCGACCCCGACCAGCCGGCGGCCGCCGACGCCAGCGCGCTCGGCGACGCGCCGCGCATCCGCGCGATCCTGACCGCCGCGGCGCGCGAGGGGCGCAGCGTCAGCTACTCCGAACTGCTCGGCGATCTCGGCTTTCGCTTCACGCGGCCCAAGATGCGCGCGGTGTGCCGGACATTGGAAGAGGTCGACCGACTGTGCGCCGCCGACGGCGAGCCCGACATGGCGGTGCTGGTGGTGCGCGAGAGCGACCGGCTTCCCGGACAGGGCTGGTGGGTCGGCGGGACGGCGTTGCTGCTCGGCTACGATGGCCCGTGGGAAGGCGCGGCGGCGGCGCGCTTCATTCGCGAACAGCAGCAGGCGGTGTTTGATTATTGGGAGGGGCGGTAGCCTTCGCTCAGCAGCGACAATTCATTCTGCAGCTCTTCACGCCACGCCAAATTTTTGTGTCGAAAGCCCCATCCCATGTTTGAGATTTCGCCGATGATGCGGGCAATCAGCTTTCCAAGGTCGGGGATTCCCGAAGTCTCCA includes:
- a CDS encoding lysophospholipid acyltransferase family protein, giving the protein MTAIDDYPPGLAARAVRRLLLLLYRMRGWKASGEVPEPRRFIIIAAPHTSNWDFVNFLGLTADLKVRAHFMGKLSLFKWPIGGFMKQMGGIPVDRHNASNAVQQMVDEFARRAEFMLTVAPEGTRGKAKKWRTGFYQIAMAAKVPMVVGMMDYGTKTGGLGPLIWPTGDFRADMMKVLEVYKSCIPKFPERAVTSIDDIVGTD
- a CDS encoding DUF1295 domain-containing protein → MTGVGIVLATNFFGLILVIGLLWLIALQIRDVSFIDAFWAFGMVLLAWGTAAQVGSEGLRAQLLLGLTTLWGLRLAAHLFVRWRRSGEDPRYQKIIAGIMKKRHWGWEVTALVSVFLTQAPLLFLTSLPAQIGIWASAAAPMSAIGVIGWIGVAAALIGIAFETIGDRQLDRFRADPANQGKVLDTGLWRYTRHPNYFGDALTWWGIFLVAADAAFWVAAASVIGPLFLSFTLTKWSGKALLERGMKHTRPGYDDYIARTSGFIPWPPKKRPS
- a CDS encoding ribose-phosphate pyrophosphokinase translates to MARDPGLDPDQPAAADASALGDAPRIRAILTAAAREGRSVSYSELLGDLGFRFTRPKMRAVCRTLEEVDRLCAADGEPDMAVLVVRESDRLPGQGWWVGGTALLLGYDGPWEGAAAARFIREQQQAVFDYWEGR